The following proteins are encoded in a genomic region of Struthio camelus isolate bStrCam1 chromosome 3, bStrCam1.hap1, whole genome shotgun sequence:
- the GTF3C6 gene encoding general transcription factor 3C polypeptide 6 isoform X7: MVILENFSCLWRKGFQESEQLVMVELSGIIDSDFLEKCENKCKILGIETERPILQVDRYVFAGEYEDTLGTCVVFEENAEHADAEGNPKLQLKYKCHTMKKLNMTRTLLTEKKEGEENVDGVEWLQIKDRDFSYSRPNMICSFLREKEDSEESAQAQDKLTEDSEGEVSDRGNSDMNCDLEKEHALETEASVPLPDSPASRTEDSPSRSVALDDAPP; this comes from the exons ATGGTGATCCTTGAAAACTTTTCGTGTCTTTGGAGAAAAGGTTTTCAAGAATCG GAGCAACTGGTCATGGTGGAACTGTCAGGAATTATTGATTCAGACTTCttagaaaaatgtgaaaacaaatgcaagatTTTG GGAATAGAGACAGAGAGGCCCATTTTACAAGTGGACAGATACGTCTTTGCTGGTGAATATGAGG ATACCTTGGGAACCTGTGTGgtttttgaagaaaatgcagaacatg cagatgCAGAAGGCAACCCAAAGCTACAGCTGAAATACAAGTGCCATACAATGAAGAAATTGAATATGACACGGACACTTTtgacagagaagaaggaaggcgAGGAGAATGTTG ATGGTGTGGAGTGGTTGCAGATCAAGGACAGAGATTTTTCCTACAGCAGGCCTAATATGATTTGTAGCTTTCTGCGTGAAAAGGAAGATTCTGAGGAGTCAGCTCAGGCGCAGGACAAATTGACTGAAGACTCAGAGGGAGAGGTGAGCGACAGAGGAAACTCTGACATGAATTGTGATCTGGAGAAGGAGCACGCCTTGGAAACGGAAGCCTCTGTTCCTCTGCCTGACAGCCCTGCTTCTAGGACAGAGGATTCTCCTTCTAGAAGTGTTGCCTTAGATGATGCCCCACCATGA
- the GTF3C6 gene encoding general transcription factor 3C polypeptide 6 isoform X6: MEDMAAAAEVMEEGERREEEEEEEADEEEEEEEEEEEVEEQLVMVELSGIIDSDFLEKCENKCKILGIETERPILQVDRYVFADTLGTCVVFEENAEHADAEGNPKLQLKYKCHTMKKLNMTRTLLTEKKEGEENVDGVEWLQIKDRDFSYSRPNMICSFLREKEDSEESAQAQDKLTEDSEGEVSDRGNSDMNCDLEKEHALETEASVPLPDSPASRTEDSPSRSVALDDAPP; encoded by the exons ATGGAagacatggcggcggcggcagaggtGATGGAGGAGGgcgagagaagagaagaagaagaagaagaggaggcagatgaagaagaagaggaggaggaggaggaggaggaggtggag GAGCAACTGGTCATGGTGGAACTGTCAGGAATTATTGATTCAGACTTCttagaaaaatgtgaaaacaaatgcaagatTTTG GGAATAGAGACAGAGAGGCCCATTTTACAAGTGGACAGATACGTCTTTGCTG ATACCTTGGGAACCTGTGTGgtttttgaagaaaatgcagaacatg cagatgCAGAAGGCAACCCAAAGCTACAGCTGAAATACAAGTGCCATACAATGAAGAAATTGAATATGACACGGACACTTTtgacagagaagaaggaaggcgAGGAGAATGTTG ATGGTGTGGAGTGGTTGCAGATCAAGGACAGAGATTTTTCCTACAGCAGGCCTAATATGATTTGTAGCTTTCTGCGTGAAAAGGAAGATTCTGAGGAGTCAGCTCAGGCGCAGGACAAATTGACTGAAGACTCAGAGGGAGAGGTGAGCGACAGAGGAAACTCTGACATGAATTGTGATCTGGAGAAGGAGCACGCCTTGGAAACGGAAGCCTCTGTTCCTCTGCCTGACAGCCCTGCTTCTAGGACAGAGGATTCTCCTTCTAGAAGTGTTGCCTTAGATGATGCCCCACCATGA
- the GTF3C6 gene encoding general transcription factor 3C polypeptide 6 isoform X9, whose amino-acid sequence MVELSGIIDSDFLEKCENKCKILGIETERPILQVDRYVFAGEYEDTLGTCVVFEENAEHADAEGNPKLQLKYKCHTMKKLNMTRTLLTEKKEGEENVDGVEWLQIKDRDFSYSRPNMICSFLREKEDSEESAQAQDKLTEDSEGEVSDRGNSDMNCDLEKEHALETEASVPLPDSPASRTEDSPSRSVALDDAPP is encoded by the exons ATGGTGGAACTGTCAGGAATTATTGATTCAGACTTCttagaaaaatgtgaaaacaaatgcaagatTTTG GGAATAGAGACAGAGAGGCCCATTTTACAAGTGGACAGATACGTCTTTGCTGGTGAATATGAGG ATACCTTGGGAACCTGTGTGgtttttgaagaaaatgcagaacatg cagatgCAGAAGGCAACCCAAAGCTACAGCTGAAATACAAGTGCCATACAATGAAGAAATTGAATATGACACGGACACTTTtgacagagaagaaggaaggcgAGGAGAATGTTG ATGGTGTGGAGTGGTTGCAGATCAAGGACAGAGATTTTTCCTACAGCAGGCCTAATATGATTTGTAGCTTTCTGCGTGAAAAGGAAGATTCTGAGGAGTCAGCTCAGGCGCAGGACAAATTGACTGAAGACTCAGAGGGAGAGGTGAGCGACAGAGGAAACTCTGACATGAATTGTGATCTGGAGAAGGAGCACGCCTTGGAAACGGAAGCCTCTGTTCCTCTGCCTGACAGCCCTGCTTCTAGGACAGAGGATTCTCCTTCTAGAAGTGTTGCCTTAGATGATGCCCCACCATGA
- the GTF3C6 gene encoding general transcription factor 3C polypeptide 6 isoform X1 translates to MEDMAAAAEVMEEGERREEEEEEEADEEEEEEEEEEEEQLVMVELSGIIDSDFLEKCENKCKILGIETERPILQVDRYVFAGEYEDTLGTCVVFEENAEHADAEGNPKLQLKYKCHTMKKLNMTRTLLTEKKEGEENVDGVEWLQIKDRDFSYSRPNMICSFLREKEDSEESAQAQDKLTEDSEGEVSDRGNSDMNCDLEKEHALETEASVPLPDSPASRTEDSPSRSVALDDAPP, encoded by the exons ATGGAagacatggcggcggcggcagaggtGATGGAGGAGGgcgagagaagagaagaagaagaagaagaggaggcagatgaagaagaagaggaggaggaggaggaggaggag GAGCAACTGGTCATGGTGGAACTGTCAGGAATTATTGATTCAGACTTCttagaaaaatgtgaaaacaaatgcaagatTTTG GGAATAGAGACAGAGAGGCCCATTTTACAAGTGGACAGATACGTCTTTGCTGGTGAATATGAGG ATACCTTGGGAACCTGTGTGgtttttgaagaaaatgcagaacatg cagatgCAGAAGGCAACCCAAAGCTACAGCTGAAATACAAGTGCCATACAATGAAGAAATTGAATATGACACGGACACTTTtgacagagaagaaggaaggcgAGGAGAATGTTG ATGGTGTGGAGTGGTTGCAGATCAAGGACAGAGATTTTTCCTACAGCAGGCCTAATATGATTTGTAGCTTTCTGCGTGAAAAGGAAGATTCTGAGGAGTCAGCTCAGGCGCAGGACAAATTGACTGAAGACTCAGAGGGAGAGGTGAGCGACAGAGGAAACTCTGACATGAATTGTGATCTGGAGAAGGAGCACGCCTTGGAAACGGAAGCCTCTGTTCCTCTGCCTGACAGCCCTGCTTCTAGGACAGAGGATTCTCCTTCTAGAAGTGTTGCCTTAGATGATGCCCCACCATGA
- the GTF3C6 gene encoding general transcription factor 3C polypeptide 6 isoform X8 codes for MVILENFSCLWRKGFQESEQLVMVELSGIIDSDFLEKCENKCKILGIETERPILQVDRYVFAGEYEDTLGTCVVFEENAEHDAEGNPKLQLKYKCHTMKKLNMTRTLLTEKKEGEENVDGVEWLQIKDRDFSYSRPNMICSFLREKEDSEESAQAQDKLTEDSEGEVSDRGNSDMNCDLEKEHALETEASVPLPDSPASRTEDSPSRSVALDDAPP; via the exons ATGGTGATCCTTGAAAACTTTTCGTGTCTTTGGAGAAAAGGTTTTCAAGAATCG GAGCAACTGGTCATGGTGGAACTGTCAGGAATTATTGATTCAGACTTCttagaaaaatgtgaaaacaaatgcaagatTTTG GGAATAGAGACAGAGAGGCCCATTTTACAAGTGGACAGATACGTCTTTGCTGGTGAATATGAGG ATACCTTGGGAACCTGTGTGgtttttgaagaaaatgcagaacatg atgCAGAAGGCAACCCAAAGCTACAGCTGAAATACAAGTGCCATACAATGAAGAAATTGAATATGACACGGACACTTTtgacagagaagaaggaaggcgAGGAGAATGTTG ATGGTGTGGAGTGGTTGCAGATCAAGGACAGAGATTTTTCCTACAGCAGGCCTAATATGATTTGTAGCTTTCTGCGTGAAAAGGAAGATTCTGAGGAGTCAGCTCAGGCGCAGGACAAATTGACTGAAGACTCAGAGGGAGAGGTGAGCGACAGAGGAAACTCTGACATGAATTGTGATCTGGAGAAGGAGCACGCCTTGGAAACGGAAGCCTCTGTTCCTCTGCCTGACAGCCCTGCTTCTAGGACAGAGGATTCTCCTTCTAGAAGTGTTGCCTTAGATGATGCCCCACCATGA
- the GTF3C6 gene encoding general transcription factor 3C polypeptide 6 isoform X4, whose product MEDMAAAAEVMEEGERREEEEEEEADEEEEEEEEEEEVEEQLVMVELSGIIDSDFLEKCENKCKILGIETERPILQVDRYVFAGEYEDTLGTCVVFEENAEHDAEGNPKLQLKYKCHTMKKLNMTRTLLTEKKEGEENVDGVEWLQIKDRDFSYSRPNMICSFLREKEDSEESAQAQDKLTEDSEGEVSDRGNSDMNCDLEKEHALETEASVPLPDSPASRTEDSPSRSVALDDAPP is encoded by the exons ATGGAagacatggcggcggcggcagaggtGATGGAGGAGGgcgagagaagagaagaagaagaagaagaggaggcagatgaagaagaagaggaggaggaggaggaggaggaggtggag GAGCAACTGGTCATGGTGGAACTGTCAGGAATTATTGATTCAGACTTCttagaaaaatgtgaaaacaaatgcaagatTTTG GGAATAGAGACAGAGAGGCCCATTTTACAAGTGGACAGATACGTCTTTGCTGGTGAATATGAGG ATACCTTGGGAACCTGTGTGgtttttgaagaaaatgcagaacatg atgCAGAAGGCAACCCAAAGCTACAGCTGAAATACAAGTGCCATACAATGAAGAAATTGAATATGACACGGACACTTTtgacagagaagaaggaaggcgAGGAGAATGTTG ATGGTGTGGAGTGGTTGCAGATCAAGGACAGAGATTTTTCCTACAGCAGGCCTAATATGATTTGTAGCTTTCTGCGTGAAAAGGAAGATTCTGAGGAGTCAGCTCAGGCGCAGGACAAATTGACTGAAGACTCAGAGGGAGAGGTGAGCGACAGAGGAAACTCTGACATGAATTGTGATCTGGAGAAGGAGCACGCCTTGGAAACGGAAGCCTCTGTTCCTCTGCCTGACAGCCCTGCTTCTAGGACAGAGGATTCTCCTTCTAGAAGTGTTGCCTTAGATGATGCCCCACCATGA
- the GTF3C6 gene encoding general transcription factor 3C polypeptide 6 isoform X3 — protein MEDMAAAAEVMEEGERREEEEEEEADEEEEEEEEEEEEQLVMVELSGIIDSDFLEKCENKCKILGIETERPILQVDRYVFAGEYEDTLGTCVVFEENAEHDAEGNPKLQLKYKCHTMKKLNMTRTLLTEKKEGEENVDGVEWLQIKDRDFSYSRPNMICSFLREKEDSEESAQAQDKLTEDSEGEVSDRGNSDMNCDLEKEHALETEASVPLPDSPASRTEDSPSRSVALDDAPP, from the exons ATGGAagacatggcggcggcggcagaggtGATGGAGGAGGgcgagagaagagaagaagaagaagaagaggaggcagatgaagaagaagaggaggaggaggaggaggaggag GAGCAACTGGTCATGGTGGAACTGTCAGGAATTATTGATTCAGACTTCttagaaaaatgtgaaaacaaatgcaagatTTTG GGAATAGAGACAGAGAGGCCCATTTTACAAGTGGACAGATACGTCTTTGCTGGTGAATATGAGG ATACCTTGGGAACCTGTGTGgtttttgaagaaaatgcagaacatg atgCAGAAGGCAACCCAAAGCTACAGCTGAAATACAAGTGCCATACAATGAAGAAATTGAATATGACACGGACACTTTtgacagagaagaaggaaggcgAGGAGAATGTTG ATGGTGTGGAGTGGTTGCAGATCAAGGACAGAGATTTTTCCTACAGCAGGCCTAATATGATTTGTAGCTTTCTGCGTGAAAAGGAAGATTCTGAGGAGTCAGCTCAGGCGCAGGACAAATTGACTGAAGACTCAGAGGGAGAGGTGAGCGACAGAGGAAACTCTGACATGAATTGTGATCTGGAGAAGGAGCACGCCTTGGAAACGGAAGCCTCTGTTCCTCTGCCTGACAGCCCTGCTTCTAGGACAGAGGATTCTCCTTCTAGAAGTGTTGCCTTAGATGATGCCCCACCATGA
- the GTF3C6 gene encoding general transcription factor 3C polypeptide 6 isoform X5 has translation MEDMAAAAEVMEEGERREEEEEEEADEEEEEEEEEEEVEEQLVMVELSGIIDSDFLEKCENKCKILGIETERPILQVDRYVFADTLGTCVVFEENAEHDAEGNPKLQLKYKCHTMKKLNMTRTLLTEKKEGEENVDGVEWLQIKDRDFSYSRPNMICSFLREKEDSEESAQAQDKLTEDSEGEVSDRGNSDMNCDLEKEHALETEASVPLPDSPASRTEDSPSRSVALDDAPP, from the exons ATGGAagacatggcggcggcggcagaggtGATGGAGGAGGgcgagagaagagaagaagaagaagaagaggaggcagatgaagaagaagaggaggaggaggaggaggaggaggtggag GAGCAACTGGTCATGGTGGAACTGTCAGGAATTATTGATTCAGACTTCttagaaaaatgtgaaaacaaatgcaagatTTTG GGAATAGAGACAGAGAGGCCCATTTTACAAGTGGACAGATACGTCTTTGCTG ATACCTTGGGAACCTGTGTGgtttttgaagaaaatgcagaacatg atgCAGAAGGCAACCCAAAGCTACAGCTGAAATACAAGTGCCATACAATGAAGAAATTGAATATGACACGGACACTTTtgacagagaagaaggaaggcgAGGAGAATGTTG ATGGTGTGGAGTGGTTGCAGATCAAGGACAGAGATTTTTCCTACAGCAGGCCTAATATGATTTGTAGCTTTCTGCGTGAAAAGGAAGATTCTGAGGAGTCAGCTCAGGCGCAGGACAAATTGACTGAAGACTCAGAGGGAGAGGTGAGCGACAGAGGAAACTCTGACATGAATTGTGATCTGGAGAAGGAGCACGCCTTGGAAACGGAAGCCTCTGTTCCTCTGCCTGACAGCCCTGCTTCTAGGACAGAGGATTCTCCTTCTAGAAGTGTTGCCTTAGATGATGCCCCACCATGA
- the GTF3C6 gene encoding general transcription factor 3C polypeptide 6 isoform X2 translates to MEDMAAAAEVMEEGERREEEEEEEADEEEEEEEEEEEVEEQLVMVELSGIIDSDFLEKCENKCKILGIETERPILQVDRYVFAGEYEDTLGTCVVFEENAEHADAEGNPKLQLKYKCHTMKKLNMTRTLLTEKKEGEENVDGVEWLQIKDRDFSYSRPNMICSFLREKEDSEESAQAQDKLTEDSEGEVSDRGNSDMNCDLEKEHALETEASVPLPDSPASRTEDSPSRSVALDDAPP, encoded by the exons ATGGAagacatggcggcggcggcagaggtGATGGAGGAGGgcgagagaagagaagaagaagaagaagaggaggcagatgaagaagaagaggaggaggaggaggaggaggaggtggag GAGCAACTGGTCATGGTGGAACTGTCAGGAATTATTGATTCAGACTTCttagaaaaatgtgaaaacaaatgcaagatTTTG GGAATAGAGACAGAGAGGCCCATTTTACAAGTGGACAGATACGTCTTTGCTGGTGAATATGAGG ATACCTTGGGAACCTGTGTGgtttttgaagaaaatgcagaacatg cagatgCAGAAGGCAACCCAAAGCTACAGCTGAAATACAAGTGCCATACAATGAAGAAATTGAATATGACACGGACACTTTtgacagagaagaaggaaggcgAGGAGAATGTTG ATGGTGTGGAGTGGTTGCAGATCAAGGACAGAGATTTTTCCTACAGCAGGCCTAATATGATTTGTAGCTTTCTGCGTGAAAAGGAAGATTCTGAGGAGTCAGCTCAGGCGCAGGACAAATTGACTGAAGACTCAGAGGGAGAGGTGAGCGACAGAGGAAACTCTGACATGAATTGTGATCTGGAGAAGGAGCACGCCTTGGAAACGGAAGCCTCTGTTCCTCTGCCTGACAGCCCTGCTTCTAGGACAGAGGATTCTCCTTCTAGAAGTGTTGCCTTAGATGATGCCCCACCATGA